The Thermoanaerobaculia bacterium genome has a window encoding:
- a CDS encoding helix-turn-helix domain-containing protein, producing the protein MARRTAPVLPSTLERLRQLGSRLMLARKRRRLTAKLVAARAGMSPMTLRSLEMGGAGVTMGAYLAVMQALGVEKDLDLLVQADPLGRELQDSVSKTGRRLSRRSLAHSSETLEGVQGRASDRVSPSPLVEDLTVQEPLRSVAPRVAGLHETAIEKPPKEGHAPNITATSRSTINSPASRLRQTTGSSAVEQIRQALENSPIEQLKRAIENSPVEQMRRAIEDSPLNQLQEALRNSSVEQLRRAIEAIPSEQISREVSTLVETLREASLPAQHLREALDEMNSKTQALSHFALDTVNAQRAISETEFTSSKDLAALISADLKISDGEDR; encoded by the coding sequence ATGGCCAGGAGAACGGCGCCAGTCCTACCGTCAACGCTTGAACGCCTCCGCCAGCTGGGGAGTCGATTGATGCTCGCGCGAAAGAGACGGCGATTGACGGCGAAGCTGGTCGCAGCCCGCGCCGGAATGTCTCCAATGACTCTCCGTAGCCTAGAAATGGGTGGCGCCGGCGTAACCATGGGAGCCTATCTTGCAGTCATGCAGGCGCTTGGTGTGGAGAAAGACCTAGATCTTCTCGTACAAGCTGATCCTCTGGGTCGAGAACTTCAAGACTCAGTATCGAAGACTGGTCGCCGTCTCTCGAGAAGATCTCTTGCACACTCGAGCGAGACTCTTGAAGGGGTTCAAGGGCGAGCGTCCGACCGAGTCTCACCTAGTCCTCTCGTTGAAGACTTGACAGTGCAGGAGCCGCTCCGCTCTGTGGCTCCGCGAGTAGCGGGGCTGCATGAGACGGCGATTGAGAAACCTCCGAAGGAAGGCCATGCCCCGAACATAACGGCCACGAGCAGGTCGACGATCAATTCGCCAGCTAGCCGGCTGCGCCAAACCACCGGAAGCTCCGCTGTCGAGCAGATCCGCCAGGCACTGGAGAACTCTCCGATCGAGCAGCTCAAGAGAGCGATCGAGAATTCGCCAGTTGAGCAAATGCGAAGGGCAATCGAGGACTCTCCGCTCAATCAGCTCCAGGAGGCGCTGAGAAACAGCTCCGTCGAACAACTTCGGAGGGCCATCGAAGCAATTCCTTCCGAGCAAATCTCGAGAGAGGTTAGCACTCTCGTGGAAACGCTTCGGGAGGCCTCGTTGCCAGCTCAACACCTTAGAGAAGCACTTGATGAGATGAACTCCAAGACGCAGGCGCTCAGCCATTTCGCACTCGACACGGTGAACGCACAAAGGGCTATTTCAGAGACGGAATTTACCAGCTCCAAGGACCTCGCGGCGCTGATCAGCGCTGACTTGAAAATCTCTGACGGCGAGGACCGATAG
- a CDS encoding HipA domain-containing protein: MAASIAVYESWDGNSSPTRLGILHARRGSGREVFEFAFDLQALATENLTRVQLDPRLGFFEGPQFPPQGRENFGLFCDSSPDRWGRLLMRRRLEREKRAGRVRDSVQLHESDYLLGVHDAFRVGALRFRLDEEGDFLDNRHGTAAPPLVQLRRLEEASRAIESDEENTTEENDEWLRLLIAPGGSLGGARPKASVVDEKNQLWIAKFPSVRDEHDVGAWELVVHSLAASCGLRVAEGKARRFASSHHTFLVKRFDRRASGERIHFASAMTLTDHTDGDDASTGASYLEIARCIIESGAQPDQDLRELWSRLVFNILVSNTDDHLRNHGFLLEPGIGWRLSEAFDMNPDPRSHGLKINISESDNALDLELARSVAKYFRLSAAEASEIVEQSRRVVRLWKPTAARLGIGSREIDRMAPAFRLAD, encoded by the coding sequence ATGGCAGCGAGTATCGCGGTCTATGAGAGTTGGGATGGCAACTCGTCGCCGACTCGGCTTGGCATCCTTCATGCTAGGCGCGGATCGGGGAGAGAGGTGTTCGAATTCGCTTTTGATTTGCAAGCTCTTGCCACCGAGAACCTGACAAGAGTGCAGCTTGATCCACGGCTTGGCTTCTTTGAAGGGCCTCAGTTTCCCCCTCAAGGTCGAGAGAACTTCGGGCTATTCTGCGATTCGAGCCCTGATCGATGGGGTCGCCTGCTAATGCGGCGCAGACTCGAACGCGAGAAGCGTGCAGGACGTGTGCGTGATTCGGTGCAGCTGCACGAGTCAGATTACCTCCTAGGCGTTCACGATGCCTTTCGGGTAGGAGCGCTGCGATTTCGCTTAGATGAAGAGGGCGATTTTCTTGACAATCGCCACGGGACGGCAGCGCCACCTCTCGTGCAGCTCCGGCGGCTTGAAGAGGCTAGCCGGGCAATCGAGAGCGACGAAGAGAACACCACCGAGGAGAACGATGAGTGGCTGCGCTTGCTTATCGCCCCCGGGGGCTCCTTGGGAGGGGCTAGGCCAAAAGCGAGCGTTGTCGATGAGAAAAATCAGCTTTGGATAGCAAAGTTTCCAAGCGTTCGTGATGAGCACGATGTAGGCGCTTGGGAGTTAGTGGTCCACTCGCTGGCTGCGAGTTGTGGTTTGCGAGTCGCTGAGGGAAAGGCGAGGCGTTTCGCCAGCTCCCATCACACATTTCTCGTTAAGCGTTTCGATCGAAGGGCGTCGGGAGAGCGAATTCATTTTGCTTCGGCCATGACGTTAACTGATCATACGGACGGAGACGATGCCTCGACGGGCGCAAGCTACTTAGAGATTGCTCGCTGCATCATTGAGTCAGGTGCTCAACCCGATCAGGATCTTCGTGAACTCTGGTCACGCTTGGTGTTCAATATCCTCGTGTCCAATACGGACGATCATCTTCGGAATCATGGATTCCTGCTCGAGCCAGGCATCGGTTGGCGACTTTCCGAGGCATTCGACATGAATCCGGATCCCCGTTCGCATGGACTCAAGATCAACATAAGTGAGTCTGACAACGCATTGGATCTCGAGCTTGCGCGATCCGTAGCGAAGTACTTTCGACTGTCTGCGGCGGAGGCAAGTGAAATCGTCGAGCAGTCGCGGCGGGTTGTACGCCTATGGAAACCTACTGCTGCGAGACTGGGAATTGGATCTAGAGAGATCGATCGAATGGCGCCAGCCTTTCGCTTGGCGGACTAA
- a CDS encoding carbon-nitrogen hydrolase family protein: MRVTVAELPHEPWDLEAAWAELCRHTVGASSELVLLPELAFVEPVWESEYPDADRLQQVEELSDLWLKRLPELGVPAVVGARPVRHAGRPSIEAFLWTEGSEEPAPLRRKHFLPDEPGAWEARWFSRGDPLFPVFRARDLTFGVNICTELWALETYAGYAVQGAQAILSPRATATATIDKWLAVGRVAAIRSGAYSLSSNRVDPTGTCGGGGWILDPDGRLLALTLAEEPFATIDLDLASPTSARTTYPRTVFAESGSGTC, from the coding sequence ATGCGCGTCACCGTAGCCGAGCTGCCGCACGAGCCCTGGGATCTGGAAGCGGCATGGGCCGAGCTTTGCCGCCACACAGTGGGCGCGTCATCCGAGCTCGTGCTCCTGCCGGAGCTCGCTTTCGTCGAACCGGTGTGGGAGAGCGAGTACCCCGACGCCGACCGCCTGCAACAGGTTGAGGAGCTGAGCGACCTCTGGCTGAAGCGCCTGCCCGAGCTCGGGGTTCCTGCTGTCGTCGGCGCCCGCCCCGTCCGCCACGCAGGCCGTCCCTCCATCGAGGCCTTTCTCTGGACAGAGGGCAGCGAAGAACCGGCACCCCTCCGCCGCAAACACTTCCTGCCCGACGAGCCGGGCGCCTGGGAGGCGCGCTGGTTCTCCCGCGGCGATCCGCTGTTCCCCGTCTTCCGCGCCCGCGACCTGACCTTTGGGGTCAACATCTGCACCGAGCTCTGGGCGCTCGAGACCTACGCCGGCTACGCCGTTCAGGGCGCACAGGCGATCCTCTCCCCGCGCGCCACCGCCACCGCGACGATCGACAAATGGCTGGCGGTCGGTCGCGTCGCCGCCATCCGCTCCGGCGCTTACAGCCTGTCGTCCAATCGGGTCGATCCGACGGGAACCTGCGGCGGCGGCGGCTGGATCCTCGACCCCGACGGCCGCCTCCTCGCCCTCACCCTCGCCGAAGAGCCTTTCGCCACGATCGACCTCGACCTCGCCTCCCCGACCAGCGCGCGCACGACCTACCCGCGGACGGTGTTCGCCGAGAGCGGGAGCGGGACCTGTTAG
- a CDS encoding M13 family metallopeptidase: MSETAPILSRPDATGEGLCPYHLEMVKFAPLLRVTALVGSLVVIGASVAAPLRADAPEAGVDPSLHPGDDFFAWANGAWLAATAIPAGAERVSARTEIAERTRRQVAALLDVTGTSPASSIARQVADFRSACLNEAAIERRGLATLAPRLTQIAAVEDRAALVRLLGAWMRADVDPLNWGIYDSSHLLGLAVEMGNHGESDYVAFLLQGGLGLEDRDAYLANEPPAQALRGRYLDYIARLLALAGFDREPAARARAESVLALETAIASSHSPAGESARESNSDNLWTRDDFSRRAPGIEWPAFFAASGLASQERFVVWQPGAVTGAAALVASRPLAAWQDYLRFRELDRHADRLPRAFAEAARAMRPAPAQVPASERAQAATLSALSEEVGRLYTDRYFSPEWKARVERIVANVVATFRHRLEAATWMSPASRTIALAKLDRLVFGVGYPDRRPDSRDLVVDPEDALGNFERLAERAYSRALARLGQPIDRTRWWIAPQTVGAVLLFQQNAYNFPAALLQTPKFDPNASDASNYGAIGAIVGHEVSHFVDTLGADYDASGARRTWWTAADRTGYDAATAPLVEQFSAYRPFSDLAIDGRKTLSENLADLGGLAAAFDAYRQSLGARASDSTLVRRLDREFFIGFARSWRSRIAPEAIRKQVASNDTHAPEGYRIATVRNLDAWYAAFDVQPGHRLYLPPGKRVQVW; encoded by the coding sequence ATGTCCGAAACTGCTCCAATCCTGTCGCGACCGGACGCGACCGGCGAAGGTCTCTGCCCCTACCATCTCGAGATGGTCAAGTTCGCTCCCCTTCTCCGCGTCACCGCTCTCGTCGGCAGTCTCGTTGTCATCGGCGCCTCGGTCGCCGCCCCCCTTCGGGCGGACGCTCCAGAGGCGGGTGTCGACCCCAGTCTCCACCCCGGCGACGACTTCTTCGCCTGGGCCAACGGCGCCTGGCTCGCGGCGACAGCGATTCCTGCCGGCGCCGAGCGCGTCAGCGCCCGCACCGAGATCGCCGAGCGGACCCGCCGGCAGGTCGCTGCGCTTCTCGATGTCACCGGAACGTCCCCGGCGAGCTCGATCGCGCGTCAGGTGGCCGACTTCCGGTCGGCCTGCCTGAACGAGGCCGCCATCGAGAGGCGCGGCCTCGCGACCCTTGCGCCCCGATTGACGCAGATCGCGGCGGTCGAAGACCGGGCCGCGCTCGTCCGCCTGTTGGGCGCCTGGATGCGCGCCGATGTCGACCCGCTCAACTGGGGGATCTACGACTCCTCCCACCTCCTCGGCCTGGCGGTCGAGATGGGCAACCACGGCGAATCCGACTACGTCGCGTTCCTCCTCCAAGGCGGGCTCGGCCTGGAGGACCGTGACGCCTACCTCGCCAATGAGCCTCCGGCGCAGGCGCTGCGCGGGCGCTACCTCGACTACATCGCCCGCCTTCTGGCGCTCGCCGGATTCGACCGCGAGCCTGCCGCCCGGGCGAGAGCCGAATCGGTGCTGGCCCTCGAGACGGCAATCGCAAGCAGCCATTCGCCCGCCGGCGAATCAGCCAGGGAGAGCAACTCCGACAATCTGTGGACCCGCGACGACTTCTCTCGCCGCGCGCCGGGTATCGAATGGCCGGCATTCTTCGCCGCCAGCGGCCTCGCGAGCCAGGAGCGCTTCGTCGTCTGGCAGCCCGGCGCCGTCACCGGCGCAGCGGCGCTCGTCGCATCGCGGCCACTCGCGGCATGGCAGGACTATCTTCGGTTCCGCGAGCTCGACCGTCATGCCGATCGCCTGCCGCGCGCCTTCGCCGAGGCGGCCCGTGCGATGCGTCCGGCGCCGGCGCAAGTCCCGGCCTCCGAACGCGCGCAGGCGGCGACGCTCAGTGCGCTGAGCGAGGAGGTAGGCCGCCTCTACACCGATCGCTACTTCTCGCCCGAGTGGAAAGCTCGCGTCGAGCGCATTGTCGCCAACGTCGTCGCCACCTTCCGGCATCGCCTCGAGGCAGCGACCTGGATGTCGCCTGCGAGTCGGACGATCGCACTGGCGAAACTCGACCGCCTCGTGTTCGGCGTCGGCTACCCCGATCGCCGCCCGGATAGCCGCGACCTCGTGGTCGATCCCGAGGACGCCCTGGGCAATTTCGAGCGCCTCGCCGAGCGCGCCTACTCCCGGGCGCTGGCGCGCCTCGGCCAGCCGATCGACCGAACGAGATGGTGGATCGCGCCACAGACCGTCGGCGCGGTCCTGCTCTTCCAGCAGAACGCCTACAACTTCCCGGCCGCGCTGCTGCAGACTCCCAAGTTCGATCCGAACGCCTCCGACGCCTCCAACTACGGTGCCATCGGCGCCATCGTCGGCCACGAGGTCAGCCATTTCGTCGACACGCTGGGTGCCGACTACGACGCGTCCGGCGCCCGGCGCACCTGGTGGACCGCTGCCGACCGCACCGGTTACGACGCGGCGACCGCGCCGCTGGTCGAACAGTTCTCGGCCTATCGCCCGTTCTCTGACCTTGCCATCGACGGCAGGAAGACGCTCTCCGAGAATCTCGCCGACCTGGGAGGTCTCGCCGCCGCCTTCGACGCCTATCGCCAATCCCTCGGCGCCCGCGCCAGCGATTCGACACTGGTGCGTCGTCTCGACCGCGAGTTCTTCATCGGCTTCGCCCGCAGCTGGCGCAGCAGGATCGCTCCCGAGGCGATCCGCAAGCAAGTCGCCAGCAACGATACTCATGCGCCCGAGGGCTATCGCATCGCCACGGTGCGCAACCTTGACGCCTGGTACGCGGCTTTCGACGTGCAGCCCGGCCACCGTCTCTACCTCCCACCCGGGAAGCGAGTGCAGGTCTGGTGA
- a CDS encoding helix-turn-helix domain-containing protein — MPRPTEPTRQLTAPPPLLDLLFVISPHSLLLDIAGPAEAFRLANLHRELRGLPPRFRLRFAGPLTTAPTSVGLGLADLEPLPERLEAPTWVVLVGQPSAELGRVTPAIAATAKWLQGVFGGALAAAGTPHRLITICSGALLAARAGLLGTRRCTTHHELLPALRALAPRAQVVDNRVFLLDGPLASSAGITAGIDLALHLVAEECGEALAASVAEDMVVYLRRSPRDPELSPFLIHRRHLHAAVHRVQDAILAAPERDWDMAALAAVGFVTERHLLRLFLDHADVSPLGYLQSIRLERARQSLERGASVTRAAESAGFRSDLQLRRAWSRQWGGSPRDSARAANPATGPARAARPGRRRSGGPHPAE; from the coding sequence ATGCCACGGCCGACCGAACCGACTCGGCAGTTGACCGCGCCGCCGCCGCTGCTCGACCTGCTGTTCGTCATCTCGCCGCACTCCCTGCTGCTCGACATCGCCGGGCCCGCCGAGGCCTTTCGCCTGGCGAACCTGCACCGCGAGCTGCGTGGCCTGCCGCCGCGATTTCGGCTGCGCTTCGCGGGACCGCTCACGACCGCGCCGACTTCCGTGGGACTCGGGCTCGCCGACCTCGAGCCGCTGCCCGAGCGCCTGGAGGCGCCGACCTGGGTCGTGCTCGTCGGGCAGCCGAGCGCCGAGCTTGGCCGGGTCACGCCGGCGATCGCCGCCACCGCGAAGTGGCTGCAGGGAGTTTTCGGCGGCGCGCTCGCTGCCGCGGGGACGCCGCATCGCCTGATCACGATCTGCTCCGGCGCGCTGCTCGCCGCGCGGGCCGGGCTCCTGGGGACGCGCCGCTGTACCACGCACCACGAGCTTCTGCCGGCGCTGCGCGCCCTTGCGCCGCGGGCACAGGTGGTGGACAACCGTGTGTTCCTGCTCGACGGACCGCTCGCCTCGAGCGCCGGGATCACCGCCGGCATCGATCTCGCCCTGCATCTCGTCGCGGAAGAGTGTGGCGAGGCGCTGGCGGCGAGCGTTGCCGAAGACATGGTCGTCTACCTCCGGCGCTCGCCCCGCGATCCGGAGCTTTCGCCCTTCCTGATCCACCGCCGCCACTTGCACGCCGCCGTCCATCGGGTGCAGGACGCCATCCTCGCCGCACCGGAGCGCGATTGGGACATGGCGGCGCTCGCCGCCGTCGGCTTCGTCACCGAGCGCCATCTCTTGCGACTCTTCCTCGATCACGCCGACGTCTCGCCGCTCGGCTACCTGCAGTCGATCCGGCTGGAGCGCGCGCGCCAGTCGCTCGAACGCGGCGCGAGTGTCACCCGTGCCGCGGAATCCGCCGGCTTCCGGTCGGACCTTCAACTGCGCCGCGCCTGGAGCCGACAGTGGGGCGGCTCGCCGCGCGATTCGGCGCGAGCGGCGAACCCCGCCACTGGGCCCGCACGCGCCGCGCGTCCCGGGCGACGCCGTTCCGGCGGGCCCCATCCGGCCGAGTGA
- the hutH gene encoding histidine ammonia-lyase → MIELTGGSLTLEEFAAVAAGGEHVVLTAAARERVAAARAVIERSVASGEAVYGVNTGFGNLANVRIADADLETLQERLVLSHAAGVGEPLPDAAVRGMLLLRANTLAKGHSGVRPLLIDKLLALLNHDLLPEVPSRGSVGASGDLAPLAHLALPLLGRGRVRRAGRFVPAAEALLDAGLAPVRLAPREGLGLVNGTQAMTSLLALAVLEARRLVRVADLVGALATDALRGTDAAFDARIHAVRPHPGQLASARNLWGLLQGSGIRDSHRTNDVRVQDPYSLRCMPQVHGAVRDTLADVERRLDIEMNSATDNPLVFAAAGDAVSGGNFHGEPMALAADFLAIALAELGSISERRIEKLTNDAFSGLPPFLVANAGLNSGFMMAQVTAAALVSENKVLAHPASVDSIPTSADKEDHVSMGMWAAIKCRQIAANVRQILAIELLGAAQGLDLLRPLRSSARLEAVHAWVRGAVAAWDEDREMAPDLATADRLLASDRIPGLEGLE, encoded by the coding sequence TTGATCGAGCTGACCGGTGGGTCGCTGACGTTGGAGGAGTTCGCCGCGGTCGCTGCCGGCGGGGAGCATGTCGTCCTGACGGCTGCGGCGCGGGAGCGCGTCGCGGCGGCGCGGGCGGTGATCGAGCGTTCGGTGGCTTCGGGAGAGGCCGTCTACGGGGTCAACACCGGCTTCGGAAACCTCGCCAACGTCCGCATCGCCGACGCCGACCTCGAGACGCTGCAGGAGCGCCTGGTCCTGTCGCACGCCGCCGGTGTGGGGGAGCCCCTCCCGGACGCCGCCGTGCGCGGCATGCTGCTGCTGCGGGCGAATACGCTGGCCAAGGGGCACTCGGGGGTGCGCCCGCTGCTCATCGACAAGCTGCTGGCGCTCCTCAACCACGACCTCCTGCCCGAGGTGCCGAGCCGTGGCTCGGTGGGGGCGAGCGGTGATCTCGCACCTCTCGCCCATCTCGCGCTGCCGCTCCTCGGCCGCGGCCGGGTGCGCCGCGCCGGCCGTTTCGTTCCCGCCGCCGAGGCGCTGTTGGACGCAGGTCTCGCGCCGGTCCGCCTTGCGCCGCGCGAAGGGCTCGGGCTGGTGAACGGCACCCAGGCGATGACCTCGCTCCTGGCGCTCGCGGTGCTCGAAGCGCGGCGGCTGGTGCGCGTGGCCGATCTGGTGGGCGCGCTTGCGACCGACGCGCTGCGCGGCACCGACGCCGCCTTCGACGCCCGGATCCACGCCGTGCGGCCGCATCCCGGGCAGCTCGCCAGCGCGCGCAATCTTTGGGGACTCCTGCAGGGATCCGGCATCCGCGACTCGCACCGCACGAACGACGTGCGCGTCCAGGACCCCTATTCGCTGCGCTGCATGCCGCAGGTTCACGGCGCGGTTCGCGACACCCTGGCCGACGTCGAGCGCCGGCTGGACATCGAGATGAACTCAGCGACCGACAATCCGCTGGTCTTCGCGGCGGCAGGCGATGCGGTTTCGGGGGGCAATTTCCACGGCGAACCGATGGCGCTCGCCGCGGACTTCCTCGCCATCGCCCTCGCGGAGCTGGGCTCGATCTCGGAGCGGCGCATCGAGAAGCTCACCAACGACGCCTTTTCGGGGCTGCCGCCCTTTCTGGTTGCGAACGCCGGCCTCAACTCCGGCTTCATGATGGCGCAGGTGACCGCGGCCGCGCTGGTCTCGGAGAACAAGGTCCTCGCCCACCCGGCGAGCGTCGATTCGATCCCGACCTCGGCGGACAAGGAGGACCACGTCTCGATGGGAATGTGGGCGGCGATCAAGTGCCGGCAGATCGCCGCCAACGTGCGCCAGATCCTCGCCATCGAGTTGCTGGGCGCGGCGCAGGGGCTCGACCTGCTGCGGCCGCTGCGGTCGAGCGCGCGGCTCGAGGCCGTGCATGCCTGGGTGCGGGGCGCCGTCGCGGCCTGGGACGAAGATCGCGAAATGGCGCCCGATCTGGCGACTGCGGACCGCCTGCTCGCCAGTGACCGGATTCCTGGCCTCGAAGGGCTCGAGTAG